DNA sequence from the Solea solea chromosome 12, fSolSol10.1, whole genome shotgun sequence genome:
AAATTAGAAAAACTGGTTTGGACGTACGTCTTTTTCCAAGTGTTTTGGAAGAGTTTTAAATCAGGAATGGCCCGATCCAATATATGACTACTTATATAGATATACTCACTTATGTCGCATGATATAGTCAGTATACATTATGTTCACTTCATGGTGATGTTATCAACCTCTAACATGATGCTAATCTGCAGATTAAATGCAATTTTAATAATGTGTGGCTATCAATTGACAAATAtaagacacaaaacagacagacattccaTTCCAAATTCCATGTCACATTTTTGCTACAAAGCCTATGATAGGGCTCTCGCATCAATGTAAGAGCCTCATTACTGTGTCCTATGGTCACTGTAGTGGCCAAACTACTAAAATTGAATCATGGAAGTTGGGTAAATTGTTGTGGAAAAGTTTTGAAGAGTGAGACTGAGGTGATGAGACAGAATAAGACAGACTGGGTAGTGTAGGAGTTTTCTAACTTGCAGTAATGCAATATCATTAATGCAAGCTGCCGGTAAACctcgtagaagaagaagacaatcCCATATTactttgaggtttgtttttttaaatcaaattaacagTACTAAccattgtctgtgtgtttaggTTTTCTCCAGTGCCAAGTACCCGGCCCCAGATCGCCTTCAGGACTACTCATCTATCTTTACTGGTGCCACAGACCCTTCCTCACAGAACCGCCCACGACAGAGGATACAGAACAAACTTCGACCCTTCGATGAAAAGGCCTTGCAGGTCAGATAAATATTCAATCAGTTGGATGATTAACCAAGCCGAATTCTTTGTAACAATTAACATAGGCCGATTGTTATTTGATTACTacttatttgtgtatgtttacaCATACCAAGTGCAcaaaaaccttgttttttttctccagaagTTCATTTTAAGTTTAGTTTGTTAAGTGTCATGTATGTAATAATATTTAGTGAGGGACAGATCATAAGTGACAGCAATTTAAACTGTTCCAttttatcacaaaaataactcatattttttctaaaaaaaaaaaaaaagataaatgtatAGGTGACCCTGCTCTACAGTTATTATGACTGATGTTAAATAACGCTACAAACTTtgagggctaagatttgaattgtggttaaagttaaagttaaagttagggttagggtgaggcattaactggttatcgTTATGCGGATCacgctttgtttaggttgtgcaaataaatggaagtcaatgcagtgtccttagaagaaaagctgtgcaaacctgtgtgtgtgtgttccaggtgttAAAGGAGACCTGaatgtgtttacacagtcacaaatCAAGTCCTCGCAATGTAAATGATTCTATTTAGGGTGGAGACATGCGATATGGTTACAGTGAGGTTAGAGACAGTCTCCAGGATATTAATGTAAGTCagaataatgtcctctgaagtcatggaaaccagactatgtgtgtgtgtgggtgtaagagtgtgtgtttctgtgcacactCACATTCAGCACAAGGTCCTGAATTATTTATTGTGAACACTACACTTTTTCCTTGACTATCTTAGGAAACTTGATGAAAGCCATTAtatttctgctgtgtgtgtatgtgtgtgtgtgtatgtgtatgtgtgtgtgtgtgtgtgtgtgtgtgtgtgtgtgtgtgtgtgtgcatttgtcagAAATGGAGAAACATCTTTGGCCGTTTTCATCCGGAGCAGAAAATGCATTATTCACTATTCCCCCAGCAGCAACAGCCCTGATGAtatacagtgtttctgtgtgttccaGTGGTTGTGGACACGCGCGTCAGTGTGTGCAGGAGCACTTTGCTGACATTTGTGATATGAGttattcaagtgtgtgtgtgtgtgtgtgtgtgtgtgtgtgtgtctctgcgtcaTCTCTCTCAGGAGAAGTTGATGTATTTCCCAGTGTGTGTGGGAAACAAGAAGAAATCAGAGGATGAGACAGAGGAGGGACTGGGAAGTCTGCCGCGCAACATTTCATCTGTCAGCTCCCTGTTGCTCTTTAATACCACAGAGAACCTGTGAGtccacaaaaaaatgaatactAGTAACTGTAAACACTGATCCTATTTCCATAATGTCTTCATGTATCTggatttgtgtgcgtgtgttttaaGGTATAAGAAGTATGTGTTCCTCGATCCTCTGGCGGGAGCAgtgaccaaaacacacacaactttagAGACGGAAAAAGAAGATAAACCGTTTGACGCTCCGTTGTCCATCACAAAGAGAGAACAACTAGACAGACAAGTACGTCCAACTACGACACATTGTTAACCAGACTTTCTTTTATACAGTatttctcattcactttgatgatccattttctctctcagaCGGCAGAGAACTATTTTTATGTACCGGACCTGGGAGAAGTGCCCGAGATAGATGTGCCGTCTTACTTGCCCGACCTGCCGGGTATAGCAGATGACCTGTCCTACAGCGCTGACCTCGGGCCCGGCTTTGCCCCGTCAGGACCCACACACAACATCCCTGAGCTGCCCTCTTTCACTGATGAGAGCAGTGCACAAGGTacactgtacagtatatgcacctTCACCTGTTTAgactttgctttgtttattCTCATTctaagtgtcctcactaagaatatAGTATACAAGAGGTGAGTGTGAGAGACTGAGGAGGGTCAGGGGGATAGACAGAGGTGTGATACTGCAGTGTTTCCACGGGGGGGCAATAGTAGTTCCGCACTGGAgcttgaagacatttcttttttcaatgagcttatttatttaatgtcacaGCATTTATtgcattaatattattgtttccTCTCTCATTTCAGGATTTCAGCTGCAGCGTAATGctgcacctccacctccacccccgccgcctcctcctcctcctcctcctccacctgaaCCGACCATCACCTCAGCTCCTCCCACAGgagctccacctcctccacctcctccaccccctcctcctgccAACAGCTCCACAGAAGTCTCTGCAGTGCCCAATTCAGGTTTGTAACATTCTTAGTGTGAAAAATGACTCTAGGACTAAAACCTTAAAATTTAAAGTTCACAAAgacttaaacaaacaaaacaaggtgtaaataatataaatgtggtaataataatgataagaagaagaaagaaatcgATGAACAACATGAGATACCCATTTTAAAATCATaggaaaataaagattaatGATGACGTGAAAAGAACTAAATTCAGTTCTAAATATGAtggataattaaaataaatacatttgaaaatgaagaacaaccaaagaaaatgtcttaagtAAAGAGGTAGACAGTTTGAACATCCTACAATATAacagtattatatctatatcatgGTCTTAGATATTGGATGTAGTCCTATGATGATAAGGTATCTATGATGACGTTTCCTGGtttgttttaaaggctgttaCTTGATAATCATCACTTTTATTATATTGAAATACAGTAAATAGTCAGATATTGGATATTATTGTTCTTATTATCATGatatattcattaaaaatacatacaaaatgatatttattcctcttgcccaaggacacatcagcatataGACGAGCGTATTTCATCGTTTCTAacatgtaaatatccttcatttaacattaaaaagccaaagaaataaagcagctattatctgaaatgaaaggtaataattctattttaagatcatgtgaTGCAGATTATGAACAGCAGATTATTTACAGCAGAttattgtcactctcctttgagaagcacaaacatgcaGCAGCTTTAGATGATGTATATCAGGATAGCTATTTCCCAGacttacagaaatattgatgtgatttatattttacagtataaCGATATatcaataatgaaataatgataaaatagtATATATTGGAACCCTGAAAGGCACATGTGACTCTCCCTGACTGCAGGTGCCATGTCCGGTGCTCCCAGCGAGGTGGTCCAGCCGTCAGACGGCCGTGCCAGTCTGCTGGAGTCCATCCGCAACGCCGGGGGCATCGGCAAAGCCCAGCTGCGCAACGTCAAAGGACGcaagatggagaagaagaagcagaaggagCAAGAGCAAGGTGACGCTTGTTTTATTCACCGCCACACGACGCAGCTTCAGCAGTGATCAGAAAACAATGTGTGACGAAATCCTGACTTAGAAATCACGGTCACTCATCAGAGGTTGTGAGGGCTGCAAGTCATTAATGGGTTAGttgtttgttccataaaataacataaaaagttgtgtctcagtgtttcccaaacctccaaatgaCGAGGTTCAAacatgggatttttttttgtccacaaaccaaaatgtaaaaaaaaaagttttaatgatttctttgtttcgtggagcaaagaaaccagaaaactttcacatttaagaagctgaaaaatcagaaagtttgtttttattataacacTCAAAAATGGTTCACAATTAATTTAGTCGTTGATTAATGATCAATGAATCGTTGCAACCCTGGAAGTGATCTTTGAAGTTATGATGAGATTATACCAAGATGATTGGGGATatatattattgtgattattaagACAGATATTGCAATAGTGGATTTGATTTGCCATATTATttatgtacattatatacagttCAGTACTTGCTGTATAACAGATGAATACCTTAATGCAGCAGTGATACATAGCAAtcagaaatatgaatgaatgcgTGTTGTCTCACATTTTGAATCTGGAGtatttcattattgattataaaaagcAAGTTAAGTCAGTCATGGTGAATATTTGTAAtatattaaatgttattaatgCATGAaagttttataaaaacaaatcattctACTCCAGTGAAGACCTCATTTGTGGTGCATCTTTTATCACgaggtggcagcagcaagcGTTTCATTAGTGGCCTCGTGTGTTTTTGCAGAAGTGTTGACATTTCCCagatttcttgaatgcatcttatAGCTGCTCCTCTAATCTCAACAGGCTGTAGGTCTCACAGAATCCATGAAATTTACCAGGGGAAATGTGACAATATGGTAAATGTCAATTTACcaaatgtaaaatcaaacaGCGGGTAATGACAGTGCCATtagctcaacatgctgtgaaCCCTGCTTTACTTTTATTAGTTCAAAGAgaaaaagcaagagagagagcgagagagagtcaTGGGCAACAGTATTAAAGACAGGTTAGCGacaataaacaattaaacatgGACAGAACACGAAAAAACAAGATTACACAAATTTATTTCCAtagtttttacagtttaaatgtattttacgATGTAGTAGGACTTTCTCTACTTACTAATACTGATTCTCTTTGTCTCGCAGCAGTTGGAGCGGCATCTAGTGGTGGAGACTTTATGTCTGACCTCTTCAATAAACTGGCCATGAGAAGAAAAGGTGAGCAAACTTCTTATCATGTCACATGTCAGTAAGCctttatgctgatgatgtaATGCCTCTCCTTTAAAACTCACAAAGCTCTCGTTCTGAAACTAAACTTCTCAGCCATTTccagatggagtgagagataattAGGGCCCGAGCTACAGATGGCAGGAGCCTATTGTtctccttcagattattattctcTCCGTGtctttgcggtcatttttgaggaggttaacgtgcataaaaagtcttgaaacttggcatggaggtgaaaatgcaatattggcatagttcccggaccCCTGCGTTGCTCatgggctctatagcgcccccctaaggtgaaaacagaggcaaaattgagttacACTGAATTCcctgaaacttggtgggaagatgacGAATAGAAAAGTCGACTGTAACCATGGCCtggactcaacaggaagttggcaaTTTGGAATTTTGGCACTACGTAAATGAGCGAGACACATCAGAGGCGAAAAGTTTCCTAGTTATAATTATTTGgctaacactttagattagggaactcATTTTCAATATGaactaggtgctcactaacatgcataaacaGCACACTATCCCTTTATTAGTAACTATTAAGCACGTCTAACACCTTATTCTAtataaccttattctacctctattacgacatgaattaaaaTTTTTCCTGATCAAGGTGTTAatgcgtgcttaataattactaataaaggtctggtatgcGACTTATATGCATGCAAGTGCTACCAGTATTTGTATCATTTTCTACACATttacataccctggtatattcagcagagcagtgtttctgattttcctccaccagaggaagctcacgtaccacgtACCACAACCTGTGGCTAGATATTAAACAAACATAATGTCACATGGTGAGAGCTTTGAGCGCATGTTGAATAATGTGCCGTGTCTCCTCTGCAGGTATATCTGGGAAGGGTCCGGCAGGCGGGGAGTCGGGTGACGCTCCGCTGGGCAACAGCGGCGCGTTTGCCAGGATGTCGGATGTCATCCCACCACTTCCTGCGCCACAGCCGACAGCAGACGACGACGACTGGGAGGCATAGAACGTGAAGACTTGAAGCTGTGATGTTTTAATTTCCCCTCACAATGCCACTGATAATGTTGGATATTGATTTGTCCAAACAactaattatattaatatattcattgtaaaacatattttcatccattaaaacaattaatcaacgctgaaatcacagaaacatcctttaattaaataaaagtcactttttCCATCACACAACACCTCGATTACTAAACGGATAAtcgacttt
Encoded proteins:
- the wash1 gene encoding WASH complex subunit 1 isoform X2 → MVRMNQKHSLEGQVYSVPLIQPDLRREEAVHQIADALLYLDNISTDIFKRVSESVEKNRRQLQSITDRIRLAQARVDKIKGSKKATKVFSSAKYPAPDRLQDYSSIFTGATDPSSQNRPRQRIQNKLRPFDEKALQEKLMYFPVCVGNKKKSEDETEEGLGSLPRNISSVSSLLLFNTTENLYKKYVFLDPLAGAVTKTHTTLETEKEDKPFDAPLSITKREQLDRQTAENYFYVPDLGEVPEIDVPSYLPDLPGIADDLSYSADLGPGFAPSGPTHNIPELPSFTDESSAQGFQLQRNAAPPPPPPPPPPPPPPPPEPTITSAPPTGAPPPPPPPPPPPANSSTEVSAVPNSGAMSGAPSEVVQPSDGRASLLESIRNAGGIGKAQLRNVKGRKMEKKKQKEQEQVGAASSGGDFMSDLFNKLAMRRKGISGKGPAGGESGDAPLGNSGAFARMSDVIPPLPAPQPTADDDDWEA
- the wash1 gene encoding WASH complex subunit 1 isoform X1, which encodes MVRMNQKHSLEGQVYSVPLIQPDLRREEAVHQIADALLYLDNISTDIFKRVSESVEKNRRQLQSITDRIRLAQARVDKIKGSKKATKVFSSAKYPAPDRLQDYSSIFTGATDPSSQNRPRQRIQNKLRPFDEKALQEKLMYFPVCVGNKKKSEDETEEGLGSLPRNISSVSSLLLFNTTENLYKKYVFLDPLAGAVTKTHTTLETEKEDKPFDAPLSITKREQLDRQTAENYFYVPDLGEVPEIDVPSYLPDLPGIADDLSYSADLGPGFAPSGPTHNIPELPSFTDESSAQGFQLQRNAAPPPPPPPPPPPPPPPPEPTITSAPPTGAPPPPPPPPPPPANSSTEVSAVPNSGAMSGAPSEVVQPSDGRASLLESIRNAGGIGKAQLRNVKGRKMEKKKQKEQEQAVGAASSGGDFMSDLFNKLAMRRKGISGKGPAGGESGDAPLGNSGAFARMSDVIPPLPAPQPTADDDDWEA